Proteins encoded in a region of the Zea mays cultivar B73 chromosome 2, Zm-B73-REFERENCE-NAM-5.0, whole genome shotgun sequence genome:
- the LOC103647545 gene encoding cinnamoyl-CoA reductase 2, translating into MASPRVCVTGGGGYVASWLVKLLLSRGYAVHATVRDPSDPKNAHLRRMEGASESLLLFKADMLDRDALAAAVSGCEGVFHVASPVPADKVLDPEAEVLSPAVKGTLNVLQACSANNVRKVIVVSSTAAVHFNPSWPQGIIQDESCWSDKFFCTKSEEWYIAAKTIAEETALEYGEKNGLLVVTVCPCVVLGPLLQPLINTTSEVFVYIIKGGPRAMKNITWNIVDVRDVADALLLVYEKVESSGRYICAPNRISTYDIANLFRKFYPNYNYVKCSDEDHESEMPPVTSEKLKSLGWKPRKLEETLLDSIEHYEKAGFLQDVEGCPCRLPYLFHFASN; encoded by the exons ATGGCGTCGCCGCGCGTGTGCGTGACCGGGGGCGGCGGGTACGTCGCCTCATGGCTCGTCAAACTCCTCCTCTCCCGCGGCTACGCCGTGCATGCCACTGTCCGCGACCCAA GTGATCCCAAGAACGCCCACCTCCGGCGGATGGAAGGGGCATCGGAGAGCTTGCTCCTGTTCAAGGCCGACATGCTCGATCGCGACGCCCTGGCCGCGGCGGTCTCTGGGTGCGAGGGGGTCTTCCACGTCGCCTCCCCTGTGCCCGCAGATAAGGTCCTCGATCCTGAG GCAGAGGTACTGTCTCCTGCTGTCAAAGGCACTCTGAACGTTCTTCAGGCTTGCTCGGCAAATAATGTTCGGAAAGTTATCGTGGTTTCATCCACAGCTGCTGTCCATTTTAATCCGAGTTGGCCCCAAGGTATAATCCAAGACGAGAGTTGCTGGTCAGATAAATTTTTTTGCACTAAGAGTGAG GAATGGTACATTGCTGCCAAGACAATTGCTGAAGAGACAGCACTGGAGTATGGAGAGAAGAATGGGCTACTCGTTGTTACAGTTTGCCCTTGTGTCGTTTTAGGTCCACTCCTGCAGCCTCTAATCAACACCACGAGTGAAGTATTCGTCTACATTATAAAAG GAGGTCCTAGAGCGATGAAAAACATCACCTGGAACATCGTTGATGTCCGTGATGTAGCCGATGCTTTGCTTTTGGTATATGAGAAAGTGGAATCATCTGGGAGATACATTTGTGCACCAAATCGGATCAGCACTTACGACATAGCGAACTTGTTTAGAAAGTTCTACCCCAACTACAATTATGTGAAGTG CAGCGACGAGGATCATGAATCTGAAATGCCGCCGGTTACATCAGAGAAACTTAAGAGCCTAGGTTGGAAACCAAGAAAATTGGAGGAAACTCTGCTGGACAGCATTGAGCACTACGAGAAGGCAGGGTTTCTGCAGGATGTAGAGGGCTGCCCTTGTCGTCTTCCTTATCTTTTCCATTTTGCTTCTAACTAA